A single genomic interval of Gossypium raimondii isolate GPD5lz chromosome 11, ASM2569854v1, whole genome shotgun sequence harbors:
- the LOC105803483 gene encoding uncharacterized protein LOC105803483, producing the protein MQNPTMNEKEEQESLIMASAKVVEYLEPLMSRELLCKFPDNSAFDFDYTQSTLWSPLVPRPYSPADLGFGPIITPRNLASDDEFGFGFGLKMEKSYCSAKQLRPNHVKKKITSAAFNISLNLLRNKNKKRKNMASEFSPTPVKGSCAPIFTRGWSKMLKAASKHFKRKKKESTVHMKIPNYLRDSHI; encoded by the exons ATGCAAAATCCAACCATGAACGAGAAAGAGGAGCAAGAGAGTTTGATCATGGCTTCAGCCAAAGTGGTGGAGTATTTGGAGCCGTTGATGTCAAGGGAGCTTCTTTGCAAGTTCCCAGACAACTCTGCTTTCGATTTCGACTACACCCAAAGCACGCTTTGGTCTCCTTTGGTCCCCCGCCCTTACAGCCCTGCAGATTTGGGGTTTGGTCCCATCATCACACCTCGGAACCTCGCTTCCGATGATGAGTTCGGGTTCGGGTTTGGattgaaaatggagaaaagcTATTGCAGTGCCAAGCAGCTCAGACCCAACCACGTCAAGAAGAAGATAACCAGCGCTGCTTTCAACATTAGTCTCAATCTTTtgagaaacaaaaacaagaaaaggaaGAACATGGCTTCTGAGTTTTCTCCAACTCCTGTCAAGGGCAGCTGTGCCCCCATTTTTACCAGG GGGTGGAGCAAGATGCTGAAAGCTGCATCGAAGCATTtcaagaggaagaagaaagaatcgACGGTCCACATGAAGATCCCAAACTATTTGAGAGATTCACATATATGA
- the LOC105803479 gene encoding 60S ribosomal protein L13-1 has translation MVKHNNVVPNGHFKKHWQNYVKTWFNQPARKARRRIARQKKAVRIFPRPTSGPLRPIVHGQTLKYNMKLRAGKGFTLEELKAAGISKKLAPTIGIAVDHRRKNKSLEGLQANVQRLKTYKAKLVVFPRRARKFKAGDSTAEELATATQVQGSYMPISREKPSVELVKVTEEMKSFKAYNKLRVERTNERHIGARLKKAAEAEKEDKK, from the exons ATGGTTAAGCATAACAACGTTGTACCAAATGGGCACTTCAAAAAGCACTGGCAGAACTATGTGAAAACCTGGTTCAATCAGCCAGCAAGAAAGGCTAGAAGAAGGATTG CAAGGCAAAAGAAGGCGGTAAGGATCTTTCCAAGACCAACTTCTGGACCTCTTCGCCCAATCGTCCATGGCCAAACTTTGAAGTACAACATGAAGTTGAGAGCTGGCAAGGGTTTCACTCTTGAAGAGCTTAAG GCTGCTGGTATTTCAAAGAAACTTGCACCTACCATTGGTATTGCAGTCGATCACCGTAGGAAGAACAAATCCCTTGAAGGTCTTCAAGCCAATGTTCAGAGGCTTAAGACTTACAAGGCCAAACTTGTTGTCTTCCCGAGACGAGCTCGCAAGTTTAAG GCTGGTGATTCTACTGCTGAGGAGCTTGCAACTGCAACCCAAGTCCAGGGATCATACATGCCTATTTCTCGCGAGAAGCCTTCCGTGGAGCTTGTGAAGGTCACAGAGGAGATGAAGTCATTCAAGGCCTATAACAAGCTCCGCGTGGAACGTACGAATGAACGACACATTGGTGCCCGATTGAAGAAAGCTGCTGAGGCTGAGAAGGAAGACAAGAAGTAA
- the LOC105803478 gene encoding 36.4 kDa proline-rich protein: MGNYSLPNLIVLLLNLGALLASFACPLCPRPTPPPNCPPTFPPKHPPIVKPPFHPKPPKHPPHHPPNPPVVKPPHVPKPPVVNPPPPHYPKPPVISPPPKPPVYPSPPIVKPPAQKPPVYPSPPIVKPPVPKPPVYPSPPIVKPPVPKPPVYPSPPIVKPPTPTPPVYPSPPVVKPPPVETPCPPPPPVLYPPPPAQQTCPIDTLKLGACVDVLGGLVHIGIGSSAKDTCCPVLQGLLDLDAAICLCTTIKAKLLNINIIIPIGLQVLIDCGKTPPPGFQCPA; the protein is encoded by the coding sequence ATGGGGAACTATAGTTTACCCAATCTCATTGTCCTGCTTCTGAACTTGGGAGCTTTGCTTGCTTCTTTTGCTTGTCCTCTATGTCCCCGTCCAACTCCTCCACCCAACTGTCCTCCAACTTTCCCACCCAAACATCCTCCCATTGTGAAGCCCCCATTTCACCCCAAACCACCAAAACATCCGCCTCATCATCCTCCCAACCCTCCCGTCGTAAAGCCTCCTCATGTACCCAAACCTCCTGTCGTTAATCCCCCACCACCTCACTATCCTAAACCCCCAGTCATTTCACCACCACCAAAGCCTCCCGTCTACCCCAGTCCTCCTATTGTAAAGCCGCCAGCGCAAAAGCCTCCCGTCTACCCCAGTCCTCCCATTGTGAAGCCGCCAGTTCCAAAGCCTCCCGTCTACCCCAGTCCTCCCATTGTGAAGCCGCCAGTTCCAAAGCCTCCTGTATACCCAAGTCCTCCCATTGTGAAGCCGCCAACACCAACGCCTCCTGTATACCCAAGTCCTCCCGTTGTGAAGCCACCTCCAGTGGAGACCCCTTgtccaccaccaccacctgtGCTATATCCACCACCCCCGGCACAGCAAACATGCCCCATTGACACTCTCAAGCTAGGCGCATGTGTTGATGTGTTAGGTGGCTTAGTGCACATTGGTATCGGCAGCAGCGCCAAGGACACATGTTGCCCAGTGCTTCAAGGGTTGCTAGACTTGGATGCTGCTATCTGTCTTTGTACCACAATCAAGGCCAAGCTTTTAAACATCAATATCATAATACCAATTGGCCTTCAGGTCCTCATCGACTGTGGCAAGACTCCACCTCCAGGATTCCAGTGTCCAGCATAA
- the LOC105803477 gene encoding probable inactive leucine-rich repeat receptor kinase XIAO, producing the protein MAYQYQPCFFLLFLLFSVNASVLAFQQRPKISAVDLAALSAIKDSLTDIPGSRFFSTWDFTAPDPCSSFTGVTCGFNDRVTILSLGTGLSDSPGLAGSLSPALSNLTQLTQLILFPGLVTGPIPPQLGQLTSLRVISLTNNRLTGPIPPSFSTLPFLHTLDLSSNRLTGSIPPGLTKLPSLKVMVLSWNELTGELPRTVSAQLLHLDLKKNKISGPLPRLPSTVRYLSVSENWMWGPLKALESLSELVYLDVSMNQFSGPIPSSLFLNPSLTSLFLQRNNLSGGLPSSIKMDPTFQSYGGKGSIVDLSHNFITGDITPFLAGVETLFLNNNHLTGSVPEEYVKSVYDGTTKTLYLQHNYLSGFPLPQGSTLPDTVSLCLSYNCMVPPVGISACPASAGSQPSRPQSQCSVFTHRGSTN; encoded by the coding sequence ATGGCTTACCAGTACCAGCCAtgttttttccttctttttctgcTGTTTTCCGTCAATGCGTCTGTTCTAGCATTTCAGCAACGACCCAAGATCAGCGCCGTTGATCTGGCGGCGCTGTCAGCGATCAAAGACAGTCTGACAGACATTCCAGGCTCAAGATTCTTCTCCACTTGGGACTTCACCGCACCAGATCCTTGCTCCTCATTCACCGGCGTCACCTGCGGTTTCAACGACCGAGTCACCATTCTGTCGCTCGGCACTGGCCTTTCCGACTCGCCTGGCCTCGCTGGCTCCCTCTCCCCCGCTCTTTCCAACCTTACCCAGCTAACCCAACTCATCCTCTTCCCTGGTCTCGTCACCGGTCCCATCCCCCCCCAACTGGGTCAACTCACTAGTCTTCGAGTCATTTCCTTGACCAACAACCGCTTAACAGGACCCATACCACCCTCCTTTTCTACTCTCCCCTTCTTGCACACTCTGGATCTGAGTTCAAACCGGCTCACCGGGTCCATCCCGCCAGGCCTCACGAAGCTTCCATCTTTAAAAGTCATGGTGTTGAGCTGGAACGAGTTAACAGGGGAGTTACCCAGAACAGTGTCGGCGCAGTTATTACACTTAGATTTGAAGAAGAACAAGATCAGCGGACCGTTGCCAAGGTTACCGTCAACTGTCCGTTACTTGTCAGTGTCGGAGAACTGGATGTGGGGCCCACTCAAGGCCCTGGAATCGCTATCCGAGTTAGTGTACCTGGACGTTAGCATGAACCAATTCAGTGGGCCCATCCCGTCTTCACTCTTCTTAAACCCCTCCCTCACTTCACTGTTTTTGCAACGGAACAATTTATCGGGTGGCCTCCCATCATCAATCAAGATGGACCCCACCTTCCAATCCTACGGCGGCAAGGGATCCATCGTGGACTTGAGCCATAACTTCATCACGGGGGATATAACCCCCTTCTTGGCTGGGGTGGAGACTCTCTTCTTGAACAATAACCATCTCACTGGGTCTGTACCTGAGGAGTACGTGAAAAGCGTGTACGACGGCACCACCAAAACTTTGTATTTGCAGCATAACTATCTATCCGGATTCCCATTACCTCAAGGTTCCACTCTGCCTGATACCGTCTCCTTGTGCTTGTCCTATAATTGCATGGTGCCGCCCGTTGGGATATCAGCCTGCCCGGCCAGTGCCGGAAGCCAGCCCTCCAGGCCGCAATCGCAATGTTCCGTATTCACCCATCGTGGCTCCACCAACTGA